The following are from one region of the Balnearium lithotrophicum genome:
- the guaA gene encoding glutamine-hydrolyzing GMP synthase: MAAKDIHESKILILDFGSQYTQLIARRLREKHIYCEIHPFNISIEKIKEFKPKGIILSGGPASVYAPDSPKISREIFELGVPVLGICYGMQLITYLFGGEVVRAEKHEYGRAELQVLDSSDLFYGLPEKFTVWMSHGDRVLKIPENFEPIAKTENAPYAAIRNKGRKIFGVQFHPEVKHTQYGDRILENFAVRICGAEQNWTMENFIEYEIKKIRETVGDKNVICALSGGVDSSVVAALLHRAIGDQLYPIFVDTGLLRKGERESVERTFKEKFHMKNFRVIDASDIFLERLKGVTDPEEKRKIIGHTFIEVFERAAKEIPNAEFLAQGTLYPDVIESVSVKGPSATIKSHHNVGGLPERLNFKLIEPLRELFKDEVRELGRKLGLPDEIIKRQPFPGPGLAIRIIGEVKPEYLKILREADAIVLEEIKRAGLYDKIWQSFAVFLPIQTVGVMGDVRTYDYVIAVRAVESTDGMTADWVKLPYDLLERISNRIINEVEGVNRVVYDITSKPPGTIEWE; the protein is encoded by the coding sequence ATGGCAGCAAAGGACATTCACGAGAGCAAAATTCTCATCTTAGACTTCGGTTCCCAATACACTCAGCTGATTGCGAGGAGGCTGAGGGAAAAGCACATCTACTGTGAAATACATCCTTTCAACATTTCCATCGAGAAAATAAAGGAGTTTAAACCAAAGGGAATCATTCTATCTGGAGGACCTGCAAGCGTATATGCTCCCGATTCCCCAAAAATTAGCAGGGAAATTTTTGAATTGGGAGTTCCTGTCTTAGGAATCTGCTACGGAATGCAGTTAATTACTTACCTCTTTGGCGGAGAGGTAGTAAGGGCTGAAAAGCACGAATACGGAAGAGCGGAGCTCCAGGTACTTGACAGCTCAGACCTCTTCTACGGACTTCCTGAAAAGTTTACAGTTTGGATGAGCCACGGTGATAGGGTTTTAAAGATTCCTGAGAACTTTGAACCGATAGCAAAAACTGAAAATGCTCCGTACGCAGCAATTAGAAACAAGGGAAGAAAAATATTCGGCGTTCAGTTCCATCCCGAGGTAAAGCACACCCAGTACGGGGACAGGATACTTGAGAATTTTGCGGTTAGAATTTGTGGCGCTGAGCAAAACTGGACGATGGAAAACTTTATAGAGTACGAGATTAAAAAGATAAGGGAGACTGTTGGGGATAAAAACGTAATATGTGCGCTCTCTGGGGGAGTTGACTCCTCAGTAGTTGCAGCACTCCTCCACAGGGCAATTGGTGACCAGCTCTACCCCATCTTTGTTGATACAGGACTCTTGAGGAAGGGGGAGAGGGAGTCTGTTGAGAGGACTTTTAAAGAGAAGTTTCACATGAAAAACTTTAGGGTAATTGATGCATCAGATATTTTCCTTGAGAGGTTAAAGGGAGTAACAGACCCGGAGGAAAAGAGAAAGATAATAGGCCACACGTTTATAGAGGTCTTTGAAAGGGCTGCAAAGGAGATTCCAAACGCAGAGTTCCTGGCACAGGGAACACTCTACCCCGATGTAATAGAGAGCGTTTCTGTAAAGGGTCCTTCTGCAACAATAAAATCCCACCACAACGTTGGGGGACTTCCTGAAAGGCTTAACTTTAAGCTTATTGAGCCACTTAGGGAGCTCTTTAAGGATGAGGTAAGAGAGCTTGGAAGGAAGTTGGGACTTCCAGATGAAATTATTAAGAGGCAGCCGTTTCCAGGTCCTGGTCTTGCAATAAGGATAATCGGTGAGGTTAAGCCAGAATACCTTAAAATCCTGAGGGAGGCCGATGCAATAGTCTTAGAGGAGATAAAGAGGGCAGGACTTTACGACAAGATTTGGCAGTCCTTTGCCGTCTTCCTTCCAATCCAGACTGTTGGTGTAATGGGAGATGTTAGAACGTACGACTACGTGATTGCAGTAAGGGCTGTTGAGAGTACAGACGGAATGACAGCCGACTGGGTAAAGCTTCCCTAC